A section of the Campylobacter porcelli genome encodes:
- the panB gene encoding 3-methyl-2-oxobutanoate hydroxymethyltransferase, with protein MKKVTIGDLVAKKNREKIVMITAYDALFARLFDDYADMILVGDSLNMSFGGKNETIGLSVDEMIYHAKAVQIGAKRAFLVVDMPFGSTITPKITLKNAVKIYKNTLCDAVKIEGSKEMAQTIKLLNQNGIAVIAHIGLKPQLSRKEGGYRVAGKDENEANAIIEDALALEAAGAKMVLIEGVPSHLAKRVTQALSVPTIGIGAGSDTDGQVLVWSDAFGFYDEFKPKFVKRYLDGANLIREAMKKYADEVKNIKFPSQEYEYTK; from the coding sequence GTGAAAAAAGTAACAATCGGCGATTTAGTCGCTAAGAAAAATAGGGAAAAAATCGTTATGATTACTGCCTATGATGCTTTGTTTGCTAGGCTTTTTGATGATTATGCGGATATGATCTTAGTAGGCGATAGTTTAAATATGAGCTTTGGTGGCAAAAATGAGACTATAGGGCTTAGCGTAGATGAGATGATATATCACGCAAAAGCCGTTCAAATAGGTGCTAAGAGAGCATTTTTGGTCGTGGATATGCCTTTTGGCTCAACTATAACGCCAAAAATTACATTAAAAAATGCTGTGAAAATTTATAAAAATACTCTTTGTGATGCTGTGAAAATCGAAGGCTCAAAAGAGATGGCTCAGACGATAAAATTATTAAATCAAAATGGAATTGCCGTTATCGCTCACATAGGTTTAAAGCCGCAACTTTCAAGAAAAGAGGGTGGATATAGGGTCGCTGGAAAAGATGAGAATGAAGCAAATGCTATTATCGAAGATGCCTTGGCCTTAGAAGCAGCCGGGGCAAAAATGGTGCTGATAGAAGGGGTGCCAAGCCATCTAGCAAAAAGAGTTACACAAGCTCTTAGTGTGCCTACTATCGGTATTGGAGCTGGAAGCGATACTGATGGGCAGGTGCTTGTATGGAGTGATGCGTTTGGGTTTTATGATGAGTTTAAGCCTAAATTTGTCAAGAGATATTTAGATGGGGCGAATTTGATTCGTGAAGCGATGAAAAAATACGCTGATGAAGTAAAAAATATTAAATTTCCAAGTCAAGAATATGAATATACAAAATAG
- a CDS encoding phosphorelay protein — MGLLKELEANYELDIIEDYLTHFGFINGTLDKLIVNLSRSDKFDDSSNELYRIFHNLKTASQYLELDQIVKLTTIVEDITSRLKSSHTTGATASNELIDWLLLVVDQLQGYLDDIENDEIYLRILNPKIIAIPNEIFN; from the coding sequence ATGGGTTTATTAAAAGAATTAGAAGCAAATTATGAATTAGACATTATAGAAGATTATCTTACTCATTTTGGATTTATAAATGGCACTCTTGATAAACTCATTGTAAATTTAAGCCGTAGCGATAAATTTGATGATAGTAGCAATGAGCTTTATAGAATTTTTCACAATCTTAAAACCGCAAGTCAATATCTAGAACTAGATCAAATAGTCAAATTAACAACAATCGTAGAAGATATTACAAGTAGATTAAAATCCAGCCACACTACAGGTGCGACTGCTTCAAATGAGCTAATAGATTGGCTTCTTTTAGTAGTGGATCAATTACAAGGCTACTTAGATGATATAGAAAATGATGAGATATATTTAAGGATATTAAATCCTAAAATCATCGCCATTCCAAATGAAATTTTTAATTAA
- a CDS encoding rhodanese-like domain-containing protein, translating to MNIQNSKIVDIRLPSEWLEFGILNGSHLITYANLSGKVNPLFVSSIESIFKKDDEFYLMCATATRSKDALKLLKKHGFSNVKEIRGGAYYYEKMGAKFDKFEL from the coding sequence ATGAATATACAAAATAGTAAAATAGTAGATATTCGCTTGCCTAGCGAGTGGCTTGAGTTTGGGATATTAAATGGGTCGCATTTGATTACTTATGCGAATTTAAGCGGTAAGGTTAATCCGCTATTTGTAAGCTCTATTGAGAGTATATTTAAAAAAGATGATGAATTTTATCTAATGTGCGCTACTGCAACTCGCTCTAAAGATGCGTTAAAACTGCTTAAAAAGCATGGTTTTAGCAATGTTAAAGAGATTAGGGGTGGGGCGTATTATTATGAGAAAATGGGTGCGAAATTTGATAAATTTGAGTTATAG
- the ruvB gene encoding Holliday junction branch migration DNA helicase RuvB — MDRIVEIERVSFDAEYEVSLRPSSFAEYIGQDKIKANLEVFIAAAKKRGECLDHALFYGPPGLGKTTLAHIIASKMEANIKITSAPMIEKSGDLAAILTNLEEGDVLFIDEIHRLSPAIEEVLYSAMEDFRLDIIIGSGPAAQTIKIDIPKFTLIGATTRAGMISAPLRDRFGMQFRLQFYSADELGEIISLAANKLGKATSKDASLEIARRSRGTPRIALRLLRRIRDFAEVADESNISSKRAKMALDSLGVNELGFDEMDLKYLNILAYSTRALGLSTIAAALSEDEGTIEDVIEPYLLSNGYIQRTAKGRILSDQTYKIFGKQPPKHMINESDKGLFDE, encoded by the coding sequence TTGGATAGGATTGTAGAGATTGAGAGAGTTAGCTTTGATGCTGAGTATGAGGTTAGTTTAAGGCCTTCAAGTTTTGCTGAATATATAGGTCAAGATAAGATTAAGGCAAATTTAGAGGTTTTTATAGCTGCGGCTAAAAAGCGTGGCGAGTGTCTAGATCACGCCTTATTTTATGGGCCTCCAGGACTTGGGAAGACCACTTTGGCTCATATCATTGCTTCTAAGATGGAGGCAAATATCAAGATAACTTCAGCCCCAATGATAGAAAAAAGTGGCGATTTGGCTGCGATTTTGACAAATTTAGAAGAGGGCGATGTGCTATTTATAGATGAAATCCACCGCCTTAGTCCAGCTATTGAAGAGGTGCTTTACTCAGCTATGGAGGATTTTCGGCTTGATATTATCATAGGTAGCGGCCCAGCAGCTCAAACTATTAAGATTGATATTCCTAAATTTACTCTAATAGGCGCTACGACTAGAGCTGGCATGATCTCAGCACCACTTCGTGATCGCTTTGGAATGCAGTTTAGATTGCAGTTTTATAGTGCTGATGAGCTAGGGGAGATTATATCCTTAGCAGCAAATAAATTAGGCAAGGCTACTAGTAAAGATGCTAGTTTAGAAATAGCAAGGCGTAGTCGTGGAACGCCTAGAATAGCACTTAGATTGCTTAGAAGAATTAGGGATTTTGCTGAAGTGGCTGATGAGAGTAACATCAGCTCTAAAAGGGCTAAGATGGCGCTTGATAGCCTAGGGGTAAATGAGCTGGGATTTGATGAGATGGATCTAAAATATCTTAATATCTTAGCATACTCTACTCGTGCTTTGGGGCTTTCTACTATAGCTGCGGCTTTGAGCGAAGATGAGGGCACTATAGAAGATGTAATTGAGCCATATCTATTAAGCAATGGATATATACAAAGGACCGCAAAGGGTAGAATACTAAGCGATCAAACTTATAAAATTTTTGGCAAACAGCCGCCAAAGCATATGATTAATGAGTCTGATAAAGGGCTTTTTGATGAGTGA
- a CDS encoding tyrosine-type recombinase/integrase translates to MHKKPMTDKELKSLKPTDKIYRKSCSYCGLMVRVMPSGNKYFEFENKANKIRLAIGEYGDISLNRAKEIAFDMLSRLKSGESLKNSGVTFGALADRLLEIKSATLAPSSIKRDRILLQKPKKLLNMDISKITTLDIIEAIKEFENGSDTPKRLFNLISQVYKSANHITRNITTDINYKYTFKSVSKQNYPTLTKTSDIKALMMAIDEYNGYIATKYALKLAIYSAVRPFNARSAHWDEIDLKNKIWTIPASKMKMKREFELPLSTSLVRILNEYKELQGARGYLFKSLKSDIRPLSENALNTALRRMGYTRDELVSHGFRAMFSTLAHENLEAHKQSSEIIERCLAHQDKNSVRAVYNRSKQIEYMRKVMEWWGEYLDRLLLDKNN, encoded by the coding sequence ATGCATAAAAAGCCAATGACAGATAAAGAGCTAAAATCACTAAAGCCAACAGATAAGATATATCGCAAAAGCTGTAGCTACTGTGGATTGATGGTTAGGGTTATGCCAAGTGGAAATAAATATTTTGAATTTGAAAATAAAGCTAATAAAATACGCCTAGCTATAGGCGAGTATGGGGATATTAGCCTAAATAGGGCAAAAGAGATAGCATTTGATATGCTAAGTCGCTTAAAATCTGGCGAGAGCTTAAAAAATAGTGGCGTTACATTTGGGGCTTTGGCTGATAGATTACTAGAGATTAAGAGTGCCACGCTAGCACCAAGTAGTATAAAGCGTGATAGAATTTTGCTACAAAAGCCTAAAAAACTCCTAAATATGGATATAAGCAAGATAACAACGCTTGATATAATAGAGGCTATAAAAGAGTTTGAAAATGGCTCTGATACGCCAAAAAGGCTCTTTAACCTAATCTCTCAAGTCTATAAATCAGCCAATCACATCACAAGAAATATCACAACTGATATAAACTATAAATATACATTCAAATCAGTTAGTAAGCAAAACTACCCTACTCTTACAAAAACTAGCGATATAAAGGCTTTGATGATGGCTATAGATGAATATAATGGATATATAGCGACTAAATACGCTCTAAAATTAGCAATTTATAGCGCAGTGCGGCCATTTAACGCTAGGTCTGCTCACTGGGATGAGATAGATTTAAAGAATAAAATTTGGACAATACCAGCTAGTAAAATGAAAATGAAGCGTGAATTTGAGTTGCCATTAAGCACAAGTTTGGTAAGAATTTTAAATGAATATAAAGAGCTTCAAGGCGCGCGCGGATATCTATTTAAGAGTTTAAAAAGCGATATAAGGCCGCTAAGTGAAAATGCGTTAAATACCGCTTTAAGGCGTATGGGATATACCAGAGATGAGCTTGTCTCTCACGGGTTTAGAGCTATGTTTAGCACATTGGCTCATGAGAATTTAGAGGCACATAAACAAAGTAGCGAGATAATAGAGCGTTGCCTAGCTCATCAAGATAAAAATAGCGTAAGAGCAGTATATAACCGCTCAAAGCAGATAGAGTATATGCGTAAAGTTATGGAGTGGTGGGGAGAGTATTTAGATAGGCTTTTATTAGATAAAAATAACTAA